The Nakaseomyces glabratus chromosome H, complete sequence genome segment CTGCACAGGATTGCACTTCTCCGACGGCGCGTGGCATATAGataaacaatatattccatTTATTAAATTACAAGATACATATACAACAATACGGATGGTATACTCTGGCTCATTAGTAAATTCTTGTTAAGTACTGCTACATAAAATTCAGAGGATAACCATGGGAAGTAAACTTGCGGCTAATAAACTTTAACGATGTTGTTTATCATAAATATGTAAACTGAAGAATACTAGCAACACCAGCACTTCAAATTGAGCATGTGGTTGCCgtataataaaaaagggAAACAACCACTATAAATGATTCCTAGTACAATAGAAGCTGAACGACGAATACATTGCATTATCAGTACCAGATATGGTAATGAAACAAATTACGACAACATCAGCGTGTCAATTAAAAGCAAATAGTATTAAATAAAGAAGCAAttaggaaaaaaaatcagaaaacaaatgaaataattgtAGTATAATCAATAGATAACTTGGATATTTGGAAGTATTTTCTTGTCCATTTCTTTTGAGGATGAACTCTTCCTTAAAAGGtagaatttttttattagtaaTTATTAGAAACtattagaaaataaaatcacgaaaatattatcaagCAAAACCTTACCGATGATCTTATCAATAAGAAACtctatcatcaaatttcttttgactAAAACGATTGGaaattataatatcaaCACCGCAATCATGCACATGACatcaattgaaataaaaatttcattaacaAATATTGGGACTTTGTAAGCACAACAATGgaaatcagaaaaaaataaaaataaaagtgaaaatgaaatcaaagggaaaaaacaaatcaaaacaaaataataattaatagGATACCAGCCAATAAAATGTATAATGTGATAATCATAGAAAACATGATTAATAAACAAATAAGGATTAAAAACTCAATGGGCTAATTCacaggaaaaaaaaataacaaaacaaatCGAAGCCAGCACTAGATATATGAGACTCCCCCTTATTATTCAAACAAAGGAAAAGCTAGCCGTACCCGAATTCAGACGTTCTAGTGCTGCCGTTGTATTATTCACAGATAAATCATTAGTAACACTCAAATTTGGCATGCCGTTATTTACAATAGGTTGATTGCCAATTTGGTTATAAGCGTAAAGATCTCTTGAAGGTAAAACATTAACATAGTTTAAGTTTTCCCGTCCAGGTAGTAAGTCATAACCGTTAAGATTTTGTTCTTCAGGTTGATAAATATCAGACAGCATGTTTTGACTAGTACTCAAACCAGAGCCATTATTTAAGTTGACAGGCGAGTATCCGTATAGTAAAggttgctgttgttgcaattgctgttgctgttgctgttgctgctgttgcaaTTGCAACTGTGACTGCAGTGGTTGGCCTTGTTGTGGCAATTGTTGCTGATAATTCGTTTCGCGACTCCTTAACAATGCCTTTTGAATCAAAGCAGTTTTCTTAGCGGATCTACCCCAAGAAAGTCTGACTCTTGAATTTGCAATAGGGAACCCTTGCATTTTCGTAATAGCAGTCTCTGCAGATGATCTTTCCACATACTGAACAAATCCACATCCCTTTCCTGCAGGAATCTTAACGTAAATAATAGTGCCGAAGGGCTCGAAGTAAGAACGCAATTCATCTTCAGTAACCAAAGGAGACAACCCTCCAACAAATACAGTTGTATTATTAGGATCAGTGAAGTGATTTAAGACAGGCTGCTGTGGTGTTGCGTTAACAAACTGCTGCGGTAATTGACCATTTAGAGATCTAGACTGTTGTCCTAATCCGTTTGAGATATTGTCATTGGCCATTCTCTGGTTATTGTAATtactgttgctgttgttattattgttacCACCTGCAATACCAATCTTGATGGCTCTACCATTCAGGAAACAGCCTTGCATTTCAACCAGCGCTCTTTGCTGATCCATGCTGCTCTTGAACTTAACAAACCCGTAACCCTTCGAGATTCCGGTAAGTTGGTCGTACATGACCTTGGCATGAACAGTGGATGGATATTTGTTGATAAACAAGTCGAATAGCTGTGCCTCAGTGACACTTGGTGCTAGGTCACCCACGAATATGGAGTTGTTGGTTTGCTGGTTTGCAACGGCACCGTTTGCCACGGAGGCACCGCTGCCGTTGTTCACAGACTGCGCAGACCAGTTCAACTTGAGCTTCTTGTGCACAAACCCAGGGATCTCCATGCCGTTCTTCATTAACGCGTTGGACGCATGCGCGGGCGACGGAAATTCTACAAAACAGTATCCGAGATTCTTTCTGTGGAAATCAGCATCGCCGCCCCACATCATCCTCACCCCGATGTTCTCCTCACCGAGCGCAGCCCAGATACCTTTCACCACGGCTTCGTCCCAGCTGGGATCCAAGTCGCCCATATACAGCTGACTTCCCGGCGTTGACGCGCCTGTGCTCATTCCACCATTCATTCCACCATTCATTCCAGTGTTCATTCCAGTGTTCATGCCAGTGTTCATGCCAGTGTTCATGCCAGTGTTCATGCCAGTGTTCATGCCAGCGTTCATACTCATTGGTGATACAGAAACAGGACTCATTTGCGCTCCTGCTGCGCTAGCGCCCATAGTACCAGCGGCACTCCCGTACCGGTACGCATCCTCCATGTACCTGTTGTAAGACATTTGATCCGGCCAAATGACTCCCTGCTCGTGAACGTTTCTGGTTGGGGGAGGGGAAGACCACAGCCAAGAAAAAATTCCTGTGGCCTATTTATACTCCTGGAAAATTTTAAGCTCGCCAGGACGCAAGAGTCCCGCTGTGTGCAGCCCTTTCCACTCCCCCCCCAGAGATCCCAGAGATCCCAGAGATCCCAGAGAGGGCCCTAGAGAGGGCCCTGG includes the following:
- the NAM8 gene encoding Nam8p (CAGL0H02123g~Ortholog(s) have mRNA binding activity, role in mRNA splice site selection, positive regulation of mRNA splicing, via spliceosome and U1 snRNP, U2-type prespliceosome, commitment complex, cytoplasm localization) → MSYNRYMEDAYRYGSAAGTMGASAAGAQMSPVSVSPMSMNAGMNTGMNTGMNTGMNTGMNTGMNTGMNGGMNGGMSTGASTPGSQLYMGDLDPSWDEAVVKGIWAALGEENIGVRMMWGGDADFHRKNLGYCFVEFPSPAHASNALMKNGMEIPGFVHKKLKLNWSAQSVNNGSGASVANGAVANQQTNNSIFVGDLAPSVTEAQLFDLFINKYPSTVHAKVMYDQLTGISKGYGFVKFKSSMDQQRALVEMQGCFLNGRAIKIGIAGGNNNNNSNSNYNNQRMANDNISNGLGQQSRSLNGQLPQQFVNATPQQPVLNHFTDPNNTTVFVGGLSPLVTEDELRSYFEPFGTIIYVKIPAGKGCGFVQYVERSSAETAITKMQGFPIANSRVRLSWGRSAKKTALIQKALLRSRETNYQQQLPQQGQPLQSQLQLQQQQQQQQQQLQQQQPLLYGYSPVNLNNGSGLSTSQNMLSDIYQPEEQNLNGYDLLPGRENLNYVNVLPSRDLYAYNQIGNQPIVNNGMPNLSVTNDLSVNNTTAALERLNSGTASFSFV